The following are from one region of the Terriglobales bacterium genome:
- a CDS encoding DegT/DnrJ/EryC1/StrS family aminotransferase — translation MDADLLMSTTATAVKERLAIGGGTPVRTRPWAPWPEFSADEVEAAAAVLRSGKVNYWTGEEGREFEKEFAAFVGRKYAVALANGTLALELALCALGIGPGDQVIVPSRTFVATATCVLLSGAIPVFADVDRDSGNLTAATVEPLITRRTRAIIPVHLAGWPCDMDPILALARKHRLKVIEDCAQAHGATYKGRPVGSLGDLAAFSFCQDKIVSTGGEGGMLLTDDRKLWERAWSYKDHGKSYQAVYQRKHAPGFRWLHESPGSNWRLTEMQSAMGRVLLQKIAARVAVRRRHAAILSAAFATLPALRVTPVPPAFGHAFYKYHVFVRPERLAKGWSRTRVQEAVAAEGVPCLAGSCSEIYLEKMFPKSLRPKQRRPVARELGETSLMFQVHHTLTAEDMRDTVRAVAKVLKAATRAPGPG, via the coding sequence ATGGACGCCGACCTTCTGATGTCCACCACAGCCACCGCGGTGAAAGAACGGCTGGCGATCGGCGGCGGGACGCCCGTGCGCACCCGCCCCTGGGCGCCTTGGCCGGAATTCTCCGCCGACGAGGTGGAAGCCGCCGCCGCCGTGCTGCGCTCCGGCAAGGTCAACTACTGGACGGGCGAGGAAGGGCGCGAGTTCGAGAAGGAGTTCGCCGCCTTCGTGGGGCGGAAGTACGCCGTGGCCCTAGCCAACGGCACCCTGGCGCTGGAGCTGGCGCTATGTGCGCTTGGCATCGGGCCCGGCGACCAGGTCATCGTGCCCAGCCGCACCTTCGTGGCCACCGCCACCTGCGTGCTGCTGTCCGGCGCCATCCCCGTCTTCGCCGACGTGGACCGCGACAGCGGCAACCTCACCGCTGCCACGGTCGAGCCCCTGATCACCCGCCGCACCCGCGCCATCATCCCCGTGCACCTGGCCGGCTGGCCCTGCGACATGGACCCCATCCTGGCGCTGGCTCGCAAGCATAGGCTCAAGGTGATCGAAGATTGCGCCCAGGCGCACGGCGCCACCTACAAGGGCCGGCCGGTGGGTTCGCTGGGCGACCTGGCCGCGTTTTCCTTCTGCCAGGACAAGATCGTCTCCACCGGCGGCGAAGGCGGCATGCTGCTCACCGACGACCGCAAGCTGTGGGAGCGCGCCTGGAGCTACAAGGACCACGGCAAGAGCTACCAGGCCGTGTACCAGCGCAAGCATGCCCCGGGCTTCCGCTGGCTGCATGAGAGTCCGGGCAGCAACTGGCGGCTGACCGAGATGCAGTCGGCGATGGGGCGGGTGCTGCTGCAGAAGATCGCGGCGCGGGTGGCGGTGCGCCGCCGCCATGCCGCGATCCTCAGCGCCGCTTTCGCCACCCTGCCCGCGCTGCGCGTGACTCCGGTGCCGCCCGCCTTCGGCCACGCTTTCTACAAGTACCATGTGTTCGTGCGCCCGGAGCGCCTGGCCAAGGGCTGGAGCCGCACGCGCGTGCAGGAAGCCGTCGCTGCCGAGGGCGTCCCCTGCCTGGCGGGTAGTTGCAGCGAGATCTACCTGGAAAAGATGTTTCCCAAGTCCCTGCGCCCCAAGCAGCGCCGGCCGGTGGCGCGAGAATTGGGCGAGACCAGCCTGATGTTCCAGGTGCACCACACCCTCACCGCGGAGGACATGCGCGACACGGTGCGGGCGGTGGCCAAGGTCCTGAAGGCCGCCACCCGGGCGCCAGGGCCCGGTTGA